The Musa acuminata AAA Group cultivar baxijiao chromosome BXJ1-3, Cavendish_Baxijiao_AAA, whole genome shotgun sequence genome window below encodes:
- the LOC103974429 gene encoding Golgi SNAP receptor complex member 1-2: protein MRGGMGDSSLHLQESGWEELRKEARKIEGDLDVKLSSYAKLASRFTHSSSGYGDNGSPTIGSSRSWKSMEMEIQSLLEKLLDINDAMSRCAASTAPTTSINQKLARHRDILHEFTQEFRRTKGNLNSIREHAELLYSVRDDISESMASGSMSPRVNLLRERAAIHGNISHIDEVIGQAQATRSALGSQRVLFGDVQGKVKQLGDRFPEIRGLIGAIRRKRSKDTLILSAVIAACTLFLVIYWLSK from the exons ATGAGAGGAGGGATGGGGGATTCGAGCCTGCACCTCCAGGAATCCGGGTGGGAGGAGCTCCGCAAGGAAGCCAGGAAGATCGAGGGCGATCTCGATGTCAAGCTCTCCTCCTACGCCAAGCTCGCTTCCAGATTCACCCACTCTTCCTCCG GTTATGGAGACAATGGATCACCCACTATAGGATCCAGCAGATCATGGAAATCCATGGAGATGGAAATTCAGTCGTTACTCGAGAAGTTACTGGATATTAATGATGCCATGAGCCGTTGTGCTGCATCAACAGCACCTACAACTTCTATAAACCAGAAACTTGCAAGGCatagagatatacttcatgaattcaCACAG GAATTTAGAAGAACTAAAGGGAACTTGAACTCCATAAGGGAGCATGCTGAACTTCTTTACTCAGTCAGGGATGATATCAGTGAATCGATG GCATCAGGTAGTATGTCACCTAGGGTAAATTTGCTGAGGGAAAGAGCAGCAATTCATGGAAATATAAGTCAT ATTGATGAGGTGATTGGTCAAGCACAAGCGACAAGATCAGCATTGGGATCACAAAGGGTTTTATTTGGTGATGTTCAGGGGAAAGTGAAGCAGCTTGGTGATAGATTTCCTGAAATTCGAGGCCTCATCG GTGCCATCAGACGAAAACGCTCCAAGGATACACTTATTCTTTCTGCCGTCATTGCCGCTTGCACCCTGTTCCTAGTTATTTATTGGCTCTCGAAATGA
- the LOC135637206 gene encoding uncharacterized protein LOC135637206 — MTRSSGSPVASTADQLSGIMRTLETMAQVMQQQQQPVLQGRNDGTGTSNQTGLGIEQFKKLSPPSFSGESDPMVAERWMMQIEKIFDALNYPDDRKVFLATFMLEGEAEHWWRMIKRMSEIKHEPMTWKLFQEKFNDKYFPDCMIEQNELEFLNLIQGSMTVTKYESKFTELSRFSIHMTDDESRKARRFERGLRPAIRSRMSALKLQTYVDTVERALKIERDMEEIQEIIGKNKKDKFTSKSRRENEYEASNKRFKTFGFEKWKPLRRTQSCAKFGLNHETSQCFRVTGVCFACGRLDHQLRDCPLKRKKEPLSPRPSAHARVYAITEQDSKASKSVVEG; from the exons atgacgagatcatctgggtctcctgttgcatctactgctgatcaattgagtggtatcatgcggactttggagactatggcacaagtgatgcaacaacaacaacaacctgtcctacaaggaagaaatgatggaacaggaacatcaaaccagacagggttgggaattgaacagtttaagaagcttagtcctcccagttttagtggtgagtctgatccaatggtggcagaacgatggatgatgcagatagagaaaatatttgatgccttaaattaccctgatgatcgaaaggtttttcttgccacctttatgctggaaggagaagctgaacactggtggagaatgattaagaggatgtctgaaatcaaacatgagccaatgacatggaagttattccaagaaaagtttaatgataaatattttccagattgtatgatagAGCAAaatgaattggagttcttgaatcttatccagggaagtatgacggttacaaagtatgaatctaaattcactgagctctccaggttttccatacatatgactgatgatgaatctaggaaggcaagaaggtttgaaaggggattacggccagcaataagaagccgaatgtcagctttaaaactacaaacatatgtagatacggtagaaagagctttgaaaattgaacgagacatggaggaaattcaagaaatcattggcaagaacaaaaaggacaaatttactagcaaaagcaggagagaaaatgaatatgaagctagtaacaagaggtttaagacatttggatttgagaaatggaaaccattgcggaggactcagtcatgtgcaaaatttggattaaatcatgaaacaagtcagtgttttcgggtgactggagtctgttttgcttgtggaaggttagatcatcaattaagagattgcccactgaaaaggaagaaagagccactatctcctagaccctcagcccatgctagagtgtacgctatcactgaacaagattctaaggcttctaaatcagtggtggaag gatag